One Spirosoma agri DNA window includes the following coding sequences:
- the uvrA gene encoding excinuclease ABC subunit UvrA: protein MTQTTKAEHIQSVDHLDPKQFIIIKGAKVHNLKGIDVAIPRNKLVVLTGLSGSGKSSLAFDTLFAEGQRMYVESLSSYARQFLGRMEKPEVEYIKGVSPAIAIEQKVSTRNPRSTVGTSTEIYDYLKLLFGRAGVTYSPLSGNEVRKDTVTDVVNFMYSFEAGQRVMILAPLRIRDDKTLAYELTILLQKGYTRIVVDGGQNAASPTGQQVLQIEDLLTDETKEGGVNLSYESLEILIDRGTVIYDDKGNPDEDNQYRFSDSVQTAFNEGEGTCRVAIVGRGDDPGQSRVFSDKFELDGIVFEEPSVNLFTFNNPYGACRRCDGFGKVLGIDPDLVIPDKNLSVFEGAIAPWRSEKMNQEFLKPLLKNGIRFDFPIHRPYKELSPAQQELLWTGNTYFDGLNSFFSYVESQTFKVQYRVMLSRYRGKTTCPECRGSRLRKDAGYVKIAGKSITDLVLMPLAQVTTFFRDIQLPDQQRQIANRILIEIRNRLDYMERVGLGYLTLNRLTNSLSGGEYQRIKLATSLGSALVGSMYILDEPSIGLHPRDTKRLVSVLESLRDMGNTVIVVEHEEEVMRAADQLIDIGPDAGILGGHLVFQGTWDTIEDEAARRLEIGSDDQDTAVTHQSHTLDFLTGREIVEVPKFRRKGTNFIELKGARENNLKDVDVRFPLNMLTVVTGVSGSGKSTLIRKVLYPALMREKGDAAEESGKYDSLSGSLDRISSVEMIDQNPIGKSSRSNPVTYIKAYDYLRQVMADQAVSKSRGYKPSHFSFNVDGGRCEVCQGEGEVKIEMQFMADIYLRCEGCGGKRFKQEVLEVTLHDKNVADILEMTVDEAIDFFRKSEPKMADKLQPLQDVGLGYIGLGQSANTLSGGEAQRVKLASFLSKGNPNKGGTLFIFDEPTTGLHFHDIRKLLSAINALVNQGDSVIIIEHNMEVIKSADYIIDLGPEGGETGGYVTFTGTPEEMVKMTDANYTAEYLRDKL from the coding sequence ATGACTCAAACCACGAAAGCCGAACACATCCAGTCGGTTGATCACCTCGACCCCAAGCAGTTTATCATCATCAAAGGGGCGAAAGTACATAATCTGAAAGGAATTGACGTCGCTATTCCACGCAATAAATTAGTTGTGCTGACCGGACTTTCGGGTTCGGGAAAATCGTCGTTGGCGTTCGATACCCTGTTTGCCGAAGGGCAGCGCATGTATGTCGAGAGCCTGAGCAGCTACGCCCGTCAGTTTCTGGGCCGGATGGAAAAGCCTGAGGTCGAATACATTAAGGGGGTCTCGCCCGCTATTGCCATCGAGCAAAAAGTATCGACCCGCAACCCCCGCTCAACGGTCGGCACCTCGACCGAAATCTACGACTATCTGAAACTACTTTTTGGCCGGGCGGGTGTGACCTATTCCCCCCTGTCGGGCAACGAAGTACGTAAGGATACGGTTACGGACGTTGTCAACTTCATGTATAGTTTTGAGGCTGGTCAGCGCGTAATGATTCTGGCTCCGCTCCGCATTCGCGACGACAAGACGCTGGCCTATGAGCTGACGATCCTGCTTCAGAAGGGATACACCCGGATCGTAGTCGATGGCGGTCAGAATGCCGCATCACCGACGGGTCAGCAAGTGCTCCAGATAGAAGATTTGTTGACTGATGAAACGAAGGAGGGCGGTGTTAACCTATCGTATGAGTCGCTCGAAATCCTCATTGACCGCGGAACCGTTATCTACGACGACAAGGGGAATCCCGATGAAGATAACCAGTACCGCTTTTCGGATTCGGTTCAAACGGCGTTCAACGAAGGCGAAGGCACCTGCCGCGTAGCCATTGTGGGCCGGGGCGATGATCCGGGTCAATCCCGCGTTTTCTCGGATAAGTTTGAACTGGATGGTATCGTCTTCGAAGAGCCGAGCGTCAACCTCTTTACGTTCAACAACCCATACGGTGCGTGTCGGCGGTGCGATGGCTTTGGCAAGGTCTTGGGTATCGATCCGGATCTAGTCATTCCGGATAAGAATCTGTCGGTTTTTGAAGGAGCCATTGCGCCCTGGCGCAGCGAGAAAATGAATCAGGAGTTTCTGAAACCGTTGCTCAAGAATGGCATCCGCTTCGACTTCCCGATTCACCGCCCCTACAAAGAACTTTCGCCCGCTCAGCAGGAGTTACTCTGGACAGGAAACACGTATTTCGACGGTCTGAATTCGTTTTTCAGTTACGTCGAAAGCCAGACCTTCAAGGTGCAGTACCGGGTAATGTTGTCCCGCTATCGGGGTAAAACAACGTGTCCCGAGTGTCGGGGTTCGCGCTTGCGTAAGGATGCAGGCTACGTAAAAATTGCCGGTAAGTCCATCACGGATCTGGTGCTGATGCCGCTCGCCCAGGTAACTACGTTCTTCCGCGACATTCAGCTCCCTGACCAGCAACGGCAGATCGCTAACCGTATTCTGATCGAGATTCGGAACCGCCTTGATTATATGGAACGCGTTGGGCTAGGTTATTTGACGCTCAATCGCCTGACCAACTCCTTGTCCGGTGGTGAGTATCAGCGCATTAAACTGGCGACATCGCTTGGCTCTGCGCTGGTTGGTTCGATGTACATTCTGGATGAGCCTAGCATTGGCCTGCACCCACGCGATACGAAACGACTGGTCAGCGTTCTGGAATCCCTGCGCGATATGGGTAACACGGTGATCGTCGTTGAACACGAAGAAGAAGTCATGCGGGCCGCCGATCAGTTGATCGATATTGGCCCTGACGCGGGTATTCTCGGCGGACATCTGGTCTTCCAAGGAACGTGGGACACGATTGAGGACGAAGCGGCCCGACGACTGGAAATCGGTAGCGACGATCAGGACACAGCGGTTACTCACCAATCCCACACGCTAGACTTTCTGACTGGCCGCGAAATTGTTGAAGTACCCAAATTCCGCCGGAAAGGAACGAATTTTATCGAACTGAAAGGGGCTCGTGAGAATAACCTCAAAGACGTTGACGTTCGGTTCCCGCTCAATATGCTGACGGTTGTAACGGGTGTATCGGGCTCCGGCAAGAGTACGCTGATTCGGAAGGTGCTGTACCCCGCACTTATGCGTGAGAAGGGCGATGCCGCTGAAGAATCCGGTAAATACGACAGCCTGAGTGGCTCCCTCGACCGGATATCATCGGTTGAAATGATCGATCAGAATCCAATTGGAAAATCGAGTCGCTCTAACCCCGTCACATACATAAAAGCCTATGATTATCTGCGTCAGGTGATGGCCGACCAGGCCGTTTCCAAATCGCGGGGGTACAAGCCAAGTCACTTCTCGTTTAACGTTGATGGTGGGCGTTGCGAAGTGTGTCAGGGCGAAGGCGAAGTGAAGATCGAGATGCAGTTCATGGCCGATATTTACCTCCGGTGCGAAGGCTGCGGTGGAAAACGGTTCAAGCAGGAAGTGCTGGAAGTGACGCTACATGATAAAAATGTCGCCGATATTCTGGAGATGACGGTAGACGAAGCGATCGACTTCTTCCGGAAATCAGAACCCAAAATGGCCGACAAACTGCAACCCTTGCAGGATGTCGGCCTGGGCTACATCGGTCTGGGTCAATCGGCCAATACGCTGTCCGGGGGTGAAGCGCAACGCGTTAAGTTGGCCTCGTTCCTCAGCAAAGGCAATCCAAACAAGGGCGGCACGCTGTTTATTTTCGATGAACCGACAACGGGTCTTCACTTCCACGACATTCGTAAATTACTTTCGGCCATTAACGCGCTCGTCAATCAGGGCGACTCGGTCATCATCATCGAACACAACATGGAAGTGATCAAAAGCGCCGATTACATTATTGACCTCGGTCCCGAAGGTGGTGAAACGGGCGGTTATGTCACCTTTACGGGCACGCCTGAAGAAATGGTCAAAATGACCGATGCGAATTACACGGCGGAGTATCTGCGGGACAAACTATAA
- a CDS encoding MgtC/SapB family protein, whose translation MEFATEDIIRLSAALLIGGLIGIEREYHGKSAGFRTMIMICVGSALFTLVSGRMGSGTAGDRIAANIVNGIGFLGAGIIFRDDNRVKGLTTAATVWAVSALGMCLGSGHYDIALIGFVFIISSLLFLNRFARQIQRLNQTRDYKIVTQFRNKTLSQYEEFFEECGLSPTRSHQQRIGTEIIGQWRVDGTEINHEKCIKRLLNDPEVKEFTF comes from the coding sequence ATGGAGTTTGCAACTGAAGATATCATTCGCCTGAGTGCCGCGCTGCTTATTGGCGGACTGATTGGAATAGAACGGGAGTATCACGGCAAATCAGCGGGCTTCCGTACGATGATCATGATTTGTGTCGGGTCCGCTTTATTTACGCTGGTATCGGGTCGCATGGGTTCGGGTACCGCCGGCGATCGTATTGCCGCTAACATTGTCAACGGCATTGGTTTTCTGGGAGCGGGCATCATCTTTCGGGACGACAACCGGGTAAAAGGCTTGACCACTGCGGCCACGGTCTGGGCGGTGTCGGCCCTGGGCATGTGTCTGGGTAGTGGTCATTACGACATTGCCCTGATCGGGTTCGTATTTATTATCAGTTCTCTGCTGTTTCTGAACCGGTTTGCCCGCCAGATTCAACGGCTGAACCAGACCCGGGATTACAAGATCGTCACCCAGTTTCGGAACAAGACGCTCAGCCAATACGAAGAATTCTTCGAGGAGTGTGGTCTATCGCCAACCCGTAGCCATCAGCAGCGGATTGGTACCGAAATAATTGGCCAATGGCGCGTGGATGGGACGGAAATAAACCACGAAAAGTGCATTAAACGTTTGTTAAACGATCCTGAAGTAAAAGAATTTACGTTTTAA
- a CDS encoding SGNH/GDSL hydrolase family protein has protein sequence MLSGHFTKLYPPASVNLQLGVDFERDYGKATYSIDEFNAPLQQIKPDLIIVRLGENVADDDVQSRHFESQFQQLLDRLATYGQPVKIVITTSVWYRPQTDAVIRKVTAEKGHTLVDLSCMVGQGQYFASQYTNPGVAAHPNDSGMDRIAELIWAKIQ, from the coding sequence CTGCTCTCGGGTCATTTTACAAAACTTTACCCACCAGCGAGCGTCAATCTTCAGCTGGGTGTCGATTTCGAACGCGATTACGGTAAGGCCACCTACAGCATCGATGAATTCAACGCTCCGCTGCAACAGATCAAGCCCGATTTAATCATTGTCCGACTCGGTGAAAACGTAGCCGATGATGACGTTCAGAGCCGTCATTTCGAGTCACAGTTTCAGCAGCTTCTGGATCGACTGGCTACATACGGCCAGCCGGTGAAGATCGTTATAACAACAAGTGTCTGGTATCGGCCACAAACCGACGCTGTTATACGAAAAGTGACGGCGGAAAAAGGCCATACGCTCGTTGATTTAAGCTGTATGGTCGGTCAGGGGCAGTATTTCGCCAGCCAGTATACGAATCCGGGCGTGGCAGCGCATCCGAACGATTCAGGAATGGATCGAATTGCGGAACTGATCTGGGCCAAAATTCAGTAA
- a CDS encoding alginate O-acetyltransferase AlgX-related protein: MQRQQELKQQGVELYVLVAPDSHTIYSEYLPDYLHQQPAVSRLDRLKQEVAKTDLHFTDLRDTLRIAKRSHVVYYQTDTHWNEYGTLVGCATLLKAVKQNRLSLPPVRLSNYRIEKQQRGVSGDLINMLMLQDRYPTDRFCYAIKPVPNYMGRQVSVVLDKETALPSTRFMGAGSDKLLLIGDSFSEGMMQYLAGYFHESYFVRDSKLDRSLVKTEHPAIVVIEIVERNISQLARF; encoded by the coding sequence GTGCAGCGTCAGCAGGAGCTAAAGCAACAGGGAGTAGAGTTGTATGTGCTGGTTGCACCAGATTCGCATACCATTTACAGTGAGTACTTGCCAGACTATCTACATCAACAGCCGGCGGTCTCCCGACTGGATAGGCTTAAGCAGGAAGTAGCCAAAACGGATCTGCACTTTACCGATCTTCGGGATACACTCCGGATCGCTAAACGCAGTCACGTCGTTTATTATCAGACAGATACCCACTGGAACGAGTATGGAACGCTGGTGGGCTGCGCGACTCTGCTCAAAGCCGTTAAACAGAATCGACTTAGTTTGCCGCCCGTTCGACTATCGAATTACCGTATTGAAAAGCAGCAACGTGGCGTTTCCGGCGATCTGATTAACATGCTGATGCTCCAGGATCGGTATCCGACCGATAGGTTCTGCTATGCCATTAAACCCGTTCCCAACTATATGGGTCGGCAGGTTTCCGTTGTACTGGATAAGGAGACGGCTCTGCCTTCCACACGGTTCATGGGGGCTGGCTCCGACAAATTATTGCTGATCGGTGATTCATTCAGTGAAGGGATGATGCAGTACCTCGCCGGCTACTTTCACGAATCGTATTTTGTCCGTGACAGTAAGCTAGACCGTTCTCTGGTGAAGACGGAACACCCGGCTATTGTCGTTATCGAGATCGTAGAACGCAACATCAGCCAACTGGCCAGATTCTGA
- a CDS encoding SMP-30/gluconolactonase/LRE family protein yields the protein MDKIRVLATGLRFPEGPVFDETGCLWCVEQEGEGLFCRNLNGEILRVPTGGRPNGATVRDGYVWFCDSGQHAIRRLTISSKEVETVLDRIGADPLQWPNDLHFDQRGNLLFTCPGSSEDDMPGYVAAYSPDGLVEIVADELNYPNGLTLLPGSQTLLICETHKQRIWQGYWDEESLSWENISVWTTVIDVPDGDSIPGPDGLTVGPDGDVYVAVFGAGLIRVFSADGYFKRDITLPGQNPSNCAFDPSGELGLIVTETERGELLSITW from the coding sequence ATGGACAAAATACGTGTACTGGCAACTGGCTTACGCTTTCCCGAAGGTCCGGTTTTTGACGAAACCGGTTGCCTGTGGTGTGTAGAGCAGGAGGGGGAAGGCTTGTTTTGCCGGAACTTAAATGGAGAAATACTACGAGTTCCAACGGGCGGAAGGCCCAACGGAGCAACCGTTCGCGATGGCTATGTGTGGTTTTGTGACTCAGGGCAGCATGCAATCCGACGGCTAACGATCAGCTCAAAAGAGGTAGAGACAGTACTTGATCGAATCGGGGCAGACCCGCTGCAATGGCCTAATGATCTGCACTTCGATCAACGGGGGAATTTATTGTTTACATGCCCCGGTTCTTCCGAAGACGACATGCCGGGCTACGTGGCTGCCTATTCGCCGGATGGTTTGGTTGAGATCGTTGCTGATGAACTCAATTACCCGAACGGATTGACGTTGTTGCCGGGTAGTCAGACATTGCTCATTTGTGAAACGCACAAGCAGCGTATCTGGCAGGGCTATTGGGACGAAGAAAGCTTGAGCTGGGAGAATATTAGCGTCTGGACAACCGTGATCGATGTTCCGGATGGCGATTCAATTCCCGGACCCGATGGGCTGACGGTTGGTCCGGATGGTGACGTGTACGTAGCAGTTTTTGGGGCCGGGCTGATCAGGGTGTTTTCGGCGGATGGATACTTTAAACGGGACATTACGTTACCGGGACAAAACCCGTCCAATTGTGCGTTCGATCCGTCGGGTGAGCTGGGGCTGATTGTCACTGAAACAGAGCGGGGTGAACTGCTAAGTATCACATGGTGA
- a CDS encoding phosphatidylserine decarboxylase family protein codes for MRLHREGYTIMITTGLVLLALDLLAYFFLFSDNTTAIVLLVIASLILFGLIVQFFRVPTRELTFHESQVIAPADGTVVVIEETSEDEYFKSNRRQISIFMSPLNVHVNRNPVTGIVRYFKYYPGKYLVAWHPKSSTENERTTVVIELANGVEVLFRQIAGAVARRIIWYVREGQPVHQGEEMGFIKFGSRVDVFVPLDADVKVKIGDRMKGGVTVLAELHK; via the coding sequence ATGCGCTTACACCGCGAAGGTTACACCATAATGATCACGACAGGGCTGGTTTTGCTGGCTCTGGATTTGCTGGCCTACTTCTTTCTGTTCTCCGATAACACGACAGCTATCGTGTTGTTGGTCATAGCCAGTTTAATTCTGTTCGGGTTGATCGTACAGTTCTTTCGCGTTCCAACCAGGGAATTAACCTTTCATGAGTCCCAGGTGATTGCACCTGCCGATGGTACAGTTGTCGTTATTGAGGAGACCAGCGAAGACGAATATTTCAAGTCCAACCGGCGGCAAATTTCGATCTTTATGTCTCCGCTCAACGTACACGTCAATCGAAATCCGGTCACGGGCATTGTCCGCTATTTCAAGTACTATCCGGGCAAATACCTAGTAGCCTGGCATCCTAAATCCAGCACCGAAAACGAGCGCACGACCGTAGTTATTGAACTGGCCAACGGTGTAGAAGTCCTATTTCGCCAAATTGCCGGTGCGGTGGCCCGACGCATCATCTGGTATGTTCGGGAAGGACAGCCTGTTCATCAGGGTGAGGAGATGGGGTTCATCAAATTCGGATCACGAGTTGACGTTTTTGTCCCTCTCGACGCTGACGTCAAGGTAAAGATTGGTGATCGCATGAAAGGTGGCGTCACCGTTCTGGCTGAATTACATAAGTAG
- a CDS encoding Glu/Leu/Phe/Val family dehydrogenase — protein MAYIEPAPIKDKENPLESMMSRFDAAARLLGISDEMYDILKVPARQVIVGLPVTMDNGAIKVFEGYRVIHSNILGPSKGGIRLDPGVNLNEVRALAAWMTWKCAVVDIPYGGAKGGIACNPRDMSAGEIERLIRQYTVAMLDVFGPDRDIPAPDMGTGPREMAWIVDEYSKAKGMTVNNVVTGKPLVLGGSLGRTEATGRGVTVAALSAMDKLRMNPYRATAAIQGFGNVGSFAAELLHERGVTVVAVSDISGGYYNAAGIDITAAVAYRNGNKGTLEGFGGAEKISNEELLSLAVDVLVPAAKEDVITDDNAASIQARMIVEGANGPTSASADEIINSKGILVVPDILANAGGVTVSYFEWVQNRIGYKWTLDRVNRRADRAMKDAFDRVFETSQRFQVPLRLAAYIVAIDKVSSTYKFRGGY, from the coding sequence ATGGCATACATTGAACCAGCCCCAATAAAAGATAAAGAGAATCCCCTTGAGTCCATGATGTCGCGCTTCGACGCGGCTGCCCGTCTGCTGGGCATTTCGGACGAAATGTACGATATTCTGAAAGTACCGGCCCGGCAAGTCATTGTCGGCCTCCCTGTTACGATGGACAATGGAGCCATCAAAGTGTTTGAAGGTTACCGGGTTATTCACTCCAACATTCTAGGACCGTCCAAGGGAGGCATTCGGCTCGATCCGGGCGTCAACCTGAACGAAGTTCGAGCGCTGGCCGCCTGGATGACCTGGAAATGCGCCGTTGTCGACATTCCTTACGGCGGTGCTAAAGGGGGCATTGCCTGTAACCCACGCGACATGTCGGCGGGAGAAATTGAGCGGCTTATCCGGCAGTACACCGTTGCGATGCTCGACGTGTTTGGTCCTGACCGCGACATTCCAGCGCCTGACATGGGCACGGGTCCACGCGAAATGGCCTGGATTGTTGACGAATATTCAAAAGCGAAGGGCATGACGGTCAACAATGTAGTTACCGGTAAACCCCTGGTGCTGGGCGGTTCGCTGGGCCGTACGGAGGCCACCGGTCGCGGTGTTACGGTAGCCGCCCTGTCTGCTATGGATAAACTCCGGATGAATCCATACCGGGCTACAGCAGCTATACAGGGATTTGGCAATGTCGGCTCGTTTGCGGCTGAACTGCTTCACGAACGGGGTGTTACGGTGGTAGCCGTCAGTGATATTTCCGGTGGTTATTACAACGCAGCCGGCATCGATATTACCGCAGCCGTAGCCTATCGGAACGGGAATAAAGGCACGCTCGAGGGATTCGGCGGGGCAGAAAAAATATCGAACGAAGAACTGCTGTCACTGGCCGTCGACGTGCTGGTGCCAGCGGCCAAGGAAGATGTCATTACTGACGATAACGCGGCTTCGATTCAGGCCCGAATGATTGTTGAAGGAGCCAATGGGCCAACTTCAGCGTCGGCGGACGAGATAATAAATAGCAAAGGGATTCTGGTGGTACCCGACATTCTGGCCAATGCCGGTGGTGTTACGGTCTCTTATTTTGAGTGGGTTCAGAACCGCATCGGTTACAAATGGACACTGGACCGCGTCAATCGCCGGGCCGATCGGGCGATGAAAGATGCCTTCGACCGTGTATTCGAAACATCACAGCGGTTTCAGGTTCCTTTGCGCTTAGCGGCCTATATTGTAGCCATTGATAAAGTCTCCAGTACGTATAAATTCCGCGGGGGCTATTAA
- a CDS encoding TraR/DksA family transcriptional regulator, producing MVQEEKNRYSEDDLKEFEILIGRKLEATRSELNYIKETLSKRNDSGTDNTSGNSKLLEDGADTSERENLSQLAARLQKFTQQLDAAMVRIKNGTYGVCKDTGKLIPKERLRAVPHTQQTIEAKLRQSN from the coding sequence ATGGTTCAGGAAGAAAAGAACCGCTACTCGGAGGATGACCTGAAAGAGTTTGAAATCTTGATCGGTCGGAAACTGGAAGCAACCCGTAGTGAGTTGAATTATATTAAGGAGACACTCAGCAAACGCAATGATAGTGGCACGGATAATACATCCGGCAATTCTAAATTGCTCGAAGATGGTGCCGACACCAGCGAACGTGAAAACCTTAGTCAATTAGCAGCCAGATTGCAGAAATTTACGCAACAACTTGATGCCGCTATGGTGCGGATCAAAAACGGGACATACGGTGTTTGCAAGGATACCGGAAAATTGATTCCGAAAGAGCGTCTGCGAGCTGTACCGCACACGCAGCAGACAATCGAGGCCAAGTTGCGCCAGTCGAACTAG
- a CDS encoding phage holin family protein, translating into MLERLEEVRENIFRYLEARIELFTLETRSKVEEGVVVGIHGVVLALLGTMTLIFLFSLLAAYLNEVTDSRYLGFLIVAVFFLVLTIIWATASNFVKSKIRVAAYSAIKKSQEKKTEEKSEAVHDLMEKTRASLNESGRLPR; encoded by the coding sequence ATGCTGGAACGCCTTGAAGAAGTTCGGGAAAATATATTCCGCTATCTGGAGGCTCGCATCGAGTTATTCACGCTCGAAACAAGGAGCAAAGTGGAGGAAGGGGTTGTAGTAGGGATTCATGGCGTCGTATTGGCGCTCTTGGGTACTATGACGCTTATATTCTTATTTAGTCTGCTGGCCGCGTACCTGAACGAGGTAACCGACAGCCGGTATTTGGGTTTTCTGATCGTAGCCGTCTTTTTTCTTGTGTTAACTATAATCTGGGCGACCGCCAGTAATTTCGTTAAATCGAAAATTAGGGTAGCTGCTTATAGCGCCATTAAAAAAAGTCAGGAAAAAAAGACAGAGGAAAAATCGGAAGCTGTCCACGACCTGATGGAAAAAACACGGGCGAGTTTGAACGAAAGTGGTCGCCTACCTCGGTAA
- a CDS encoding geranylgeranylglyceryl/heptaprenylglyceryl phosphate synthase has protein sequence MLDPDKVSQDGLSVLLTQTKQYAVDLFLVGGSLVTDYAHKEVIASIRQHTDIPVVLFPGNPLHIEPSADAILLLSLISGRNPEFLIGQHVIAAPLLKRSGLEILPTGYMLVDSGTQTTVSYISGTTPLPHDKPDVAACTAMAGEMLGLQLLYLDAGSGARWPVPAAMIAAVRAAVDTPIIVGGGINSGEKAYNALKAGADVIVVGNGIEQNPDLLPELSAVIREFNQSVVQA, from the coding sequence TTGCTTGATCCTGATAAGGTCAGTCAAGACGGCCTTTCCGTATTATTAACGCAAACGAAGCAGTACGCGGTTGACCTGTTTCTGGTTGGTGGCAGTTTAGTTACCGATTACGCCCACAAAGAAGTCATTGCTTCCATTCGTCAGCACACCGATATTCCAGTCGTTTTGTTCCCTGGCAATCCACTGCACATTGAACCGTCGGCTGATGCTATCCTTCTTCTTTCGCTCATTTCGGGCCGAAACCCTGAATTTTTGATTGGTCAGCACGTGATTGCCGCTCCGCTCCTGAAGCGAAGCGGCTTAGAAATACTGCCGACTGGATATATGCTTGTTGATAGTGGGACGCAGACAACCGTTTCATACATTAGTGGTACGACGCCACTACCCCACGATAAACCCGATGTTGCAGCCTGCACGGCCATGGCGGGAGAGATGCTGGGCTTGCAATTGCTCTATTTAGATGCCGGAAGCGGTGCGCGCTGGCCGGTTCCGGCCGCTATGATTGCCGCCGTACGTGCTGCCGTTGACACGCCTATAATCGTTGGTGGGGGTATCAACTCCGGGGAGAAAGCGTATAATGCGTTGAAAGCAGGTGCCGATGTAATTGTCGTTGGCAACGGAATCGAGCAGAATCCGGATCTGTTACCCGAATTATCGGCCGTAATCCGGGAATTTAACCAGTCAGTCGTACAAGCTTAA
- a CDS encoding energy transducer TonB — translation MKATTFLCLLGIVFLVPSVRTVAQSNSKLVYTVVEQQPEFPGGKAALSRYLAETIRFPSSLMRKNYNTGFVSAKFIIEKDGSVRDVRITTKPLDKKAQKGMQDFMTTIITAVEQMPRWQPGEVKGQPVAVFYTLPIEVNVQ, via the coding sequence ATGAAAGCTACTACTTTTCTATGCCTCCTGGGCATCGTTTTTTTGGTGCCCTCGGTCCGTACCGTTGCTCAGTCGAACAGTAAGTTAGTCTATACCGTTGTGGAGCAGCAGCCTGAATTTCCGGGTGGCAAGGCCGCGTTAAGCCGCTACCTGGCTGAAACGATTCGGTTTCCAAGCTCCCTGATGCGAAAAAATTACAACACTGGATTCGTGTCTGCCAAGTTCATCATCGAGAAAGATGGCTCCGTACGTGACGTTCGAATCACGACGAAACCCCTCGACAAAAAGGCGCAGAAAGGAATGCAGGATTTTATGACGACCATTATTACGGCCGTGGAGCAAATGCCTCGCTGGCAGCCGGGCGAAGTGAAAGGCCAACCGGTTGCCGTCTTTTACACG